The genome window CTGTTGGCAAGTTGTTAATTGAACAATGTGCGACAACTGTAAAAAAAGTATCGATGGAACTGGGTGGCAATGCGCCATTTATTGTTTTTGATGATGCAGACATCGATGCCGCAGTACAAGGCGCAATGGCATCAAAGTACCGTAATGCCGGTCAAACCTGCGTGTGTACCAATCGAATCTTCGTACAGCAAGGTGTGTTGGCTGAATTTACTGAAAAATTCAGCCAGGCAGTTGCCGCATTACAAATTGGTAACGGCTTGGATGCCGGGGTAAGTATTGGCCCGATGATTTCATCCTCTGCGGTTGCCGATGTTGATAAGTTGGTTACAGCAACGATTAAAGCAGGGGCAACGTTAGTTGCTGGTGGCTCAGGTCATAGCCAAGGTGAAAATTATTATCAGCCGACAATATTAACTAACGTTACTACTGATATGCCTATTGCCAGTAACGAAATTTTTGGCCCGGTGTCGCCTATAATCGCGTTTAGCGACGAAAGCGAAGTGCTCGCTATGGCTAATGATACCGAATACGGTTTAGCTGCTTATTTTTATACTCGTGATATTGGCCGTGTTTGGCGTGTCGCAGAAGGTTTAGAGTTTGGCATGGTTGGTATTAATGAGGGCATTATTTCTAATGCTGCCGCACCTTTTGGTGGGGTAAAGCAATCAGGCAATGGCCGTGAAGGCTCTAAATATGGTTTAGATGACTATATGGAAATTAAGTATTTATGTATGGGCGGCTTAGACAAATAAGCTAGCCAGAGTAACGCTTTATATAAGAGTTAAAGCGTTAAATATATAAATAGAACGTATGAAATTAAAAGATTAATAGGTAAAGAAAATGAACAATCAACAACTACAAGATAGAAAGACTAAAGTAATTGCTCGTGGTCAAGGTAACATGTACCCAGTATATGTTGAACGTGCAGAAAACTCAGAGCTTTGGGATGTTGAAGGTAAGCGTTATATTGACTTTGGTACGGGTATTGCCGTTTGTAATACTGGCCATAGTCATCCAAAAGTCGTTGCTGCGGTAAAGGCACAAGTGGATAAGTTTAGTCATACTTGTGTAATGGTAAATCCATATGAAGTTGCTGTTGAACTTGCTGAAAAACTGACGGCTATCGCCCCAGGTGATTCAGAAAAGAAAGCCATTTTTGTTTCTACTGGCGCTGAAGCAGTAGAAAATTGCGTTAAAATTGCTCGCGCTCATACTGGTCGTCGTGGTGTTATTGCATTTAATGGTGGTTTCCATGGTCGTACAAATCTAACAATGGCATTAACAGGGAAAATACTACCTTATAAAAACTTATTTGGTCCATTTCCTGGCGATATTTTTCATGCACCATTCCCGATTGATTGTCATGATATTTCAGTTAAAGACTCATTAAAAGCCGTAGAAAACTTGTTTAAAGTTGATATTGCTGCAACGGATGTTGCCGCAATTATAGTTGAACCAGTGCAAGGCGAAGGCGGATTTTACGCTGCACCGGCAGAATTTTTACAAGCGCTGCGTAAACTTTGTGATCAACATGGCATTGTATTAATTGCTGATGAAATTCAAACCGGTTTTGGCCGTACAGGTAAAATGTTTAGTTTTGAACATTCCGGCGTTGAAGCTGATTTAATGACTATGGCCAAAGGTATTGCTGGTGGTTTTCCAATTGCTGCAGTAGTTGGCAAAAGTGAAATCATGGATGCTCCATTACCAGGTGGCCTGGGTGGAACTTACGGTGGCTCTCCTGTTGCCTGCGCAGCAGCATTAACTGTTTTGGATGTGATTAAAGAAGAAAATCTAGTTACTCGCTCTAATGAGGTTGGTGCATTATTCAATGAGCGCTTAACGCAGTTACAAACTCAATTTCCAAGCCTCATTGGTGATGTTAGAAATCAAGGCAGTATGATAGCAATTGAGTTAGTCAAGGAAGGGGATTTTGAGCAACCTAACCCTGAGCTAACGCAAGCGATAATTGCTAAAGCAGCGGAGTATGGTTTAGTGCTGCTTGCATGTGGTTTTTATAGTAACGTTGTTCGATTCTTACCGGCATTAACCATTAGCGATGAATTAGCGAATGAAGGTTTAGACAAATTTGCTGAGTTATTTGCCTCTGCAGCCAGCTAGTTGAATAAAGGATATATCATAAAATGAGTGAGATGAAATTAGCTCAAAGCAATGTACTAACTGAGATAACTGAACGGGCGCCTAATGTAGTGCTACCTTCAGAAAATGACGAGCAAACAGCTTTGAATTTTTGTTTATTTCTAGATTTTGCCGATGCTGAACAACAGTGCTTTATTTTAGGATATAACTAACCTGATCTTAGGTTAACTAAACAGCTACAGCTATAAATTTTTTATACTCGTGCTACTGTAAAGTGCTAATAATTGTGCATTTTATAGTGGTACGAGTATATTTTTATGTTTGCTGTAACGCTTCCAAATACGCCTCTAGAATTAAATTACCACGTGCCCCTTTGCGGGTAATTGCTGAAAATTTAGTGGCGAAACTTCTAGTATACGCTCCTATGCTCCGCATTTTATCTTGGCTCACCCAGCGCTCGGCGAA of Thalassotalea fonticola contains these proteins:
- a CDS encoding NAD-dependent succinate-semialdehyde dehydrogenase, translating into MQQLQDKHLLKPFSYINGSWHSSESSFLVTNPATGEEVAKVSDAGVAETELAVKAAKDALKSWSSKSANERATLMRNWFNLMMEHQDDLGRILTVEQGKPLAEAKGEIAYGAAFIEWFAEEGKRVYGDTIPGPSGDKRIVVIKQPVGVVASITPWNFPNAMIARKAAAALAAGCTFVVRPATQTPLSALAMAELAERAGIPAGVFNVVVGMDARGIGKVLTQHPDIAKFTFTGSTPVGKLLIEQCATTVKKVSMELGGNAPFIVFDDADIDAAVQGAMASKYRNAGQTCVCTNRIFVQQGVLAEFTEKFSQAVAALQIGNGLDAGVSIGPMISSSAVADVDKLVTATIKAGATLVAGGSGHSQGENYYQPTILTNVTTDMPIASNEIFGPVSPIIAFSDESEVLAMANDTEYGLAAYFYTRDIGRVWRVAEGLEFGMVGINEGIISNAAAPFGGVKQSGNGREGSKYGLDDYMEIKYLCMGGLDK
- the gabT gene encoding 4-aminobutyrate--2-oxoglutarate transaminase, coding for MNNQQLQDRKTKVIARGQGNMYPVYVERAENSELWDVEGKRYIDFGTGIAVCNTGHSHPKVVAAVKAQVDKFSHTCVMVNPYEVAVELAEKLTAIAPGDSEKKAIFVSTGAEAVENCVKIARAHTGRRGVIAFNGGFHGRTNLTMALTGKILPYKNLFGPFPGDIFHAPFPIDCHDISVKDSLKAVENLFKVDIAATDVAAIIVEPVQGEGGFYAAPAEFLQALRKLCDQHGIVLIADEIQTGFGRTGKMFSFEHSGVEADLMTMAKGIAGGFPIAAVVGKSEIMDAPLPGGLGGTYGGSPVACAAALTVLDVIKEENLVTRSNEVGALFNERLTQLQTQFPSLIGDVRNQGSMIAIELVKEGDFEQPNPELTQAIIAKAAEYGLVLLACGFYSNVVRFLPALTISDELANEGLDKFAELFASAAS